A part of Streptomyces sp. NBC_01210 genomic DNA contains:
- a CDS encoding metal-sensitive transcriptional regulator — MTTTEAAGPPVTDHDHGVHGYHKQKDEHLKRLRRIEGQIRGLQRMVDEDVYCIDILTQVSASTKALQSFALQLLEEHLRHCVADAAVKGGEEIDAKVEEATKAIARLLRT, encoded by the coding sequence ATGACGACCACCGAGGCGGCCGGCCCCCCGGTCACGGACCATGACCACGGTGTGCACGGCTACCACAAGCAGAAGGACGAGCACCTCAAGCGGCTGCGCCGGATCGAGGGCCAGATCCGCGGGCTGCAGCGGATGGTCGACGAGGACGTCTACTGCATCGACATACTCACCCAGGTCTCCGCGTCCACCAAGGCTCTGCAGTCCTTCGCGCTCCAGCTGCTGGAGGAGCATCTGCGGCACTGCGTCGCCGACGCTGCGGTGAAGGGCGGCGAGGAGATCGACGCGAAGGTCGAGGAGGCGACGAAGGCGATCGCGCGCCTTCTGCGCACCTAG